In Oligoflexus sp., the genomic stretch GCGATCAGCTTCTTCATGCAAACCCTGGATTCGACAATTGTAAATACCGCCCTGCCAGCCATGGCGCATGATCTTGGCGAAAGCCCCCTGCGCATGCAGTCGGTGATCATTTCCTATTCCCTGGTCATGGCCATGCTCATTCCCATATCCGGTTGGATCACCGACCGCTTTGGAACGCGGAAAACATTTTTCACGGCGATTTTTGTTTTCACGCTGGGCTCACTTTTCTGCGCGCTCTCGACCACCCTGAATCAACTGGTGCTGGCGCGGGTGGTGCAAGGGGCCGGTGGGGCCCTGCTGCTGCCGGTCGGACGCCTTGCCGTTTTGCAGGCCGTGCCGCGCCATGAGTTTCTTGCGGCCATGTCCTTCGTCACGATTCCTGGCCTGGTCGGTCCGCTGATCGGCCCGACTCTCGGTGGTTGGCTCGTCGAATATTCATCCTGGCATTGGATCTTCTTCATCAATATACCGATCGGCTTCGTCGGCTGCCTCGCTTCCCTGCGTTTCATGCCTGATTTTCGCAGCGCGGCCCGGCCCCTTCTCGATCTCTCCGGATTTTTGCTGCTGGCCTTCAGCATGGCCGCGATCTCGATCGCGCTCGAAGGCATGGCGGAACTCGGTCTGCGCGGCGCTTATGGAGTGGTGATCCTGATCTTCGGTCTGGCGAGCCTTGCCGCCTACTGGCTGCATGCTCTGAAGCATCCCGCTCCGCTTTTTCCTTTGCAACTATTCTCGACCGACAGCTATCGCATTGGCCTGATCGGCAATCTTTTCGCGCGAATTGGCACCGGCGCCATGCCTTTTCTTGTGCCTTTGATGCTGCAGGTCGGCCTGCAGCTGACCCCTTCGGAGGCCGGCATGATGATGATTCCGATCGCGCTGGCGGGCATGCTGGTGAAAAAACTGGGCATGCCTTTGATCGTGCGCTTTGGGTATCGCCGCATCCTCATCGTCAATACCTTCGTGGTCGGCGGCCTGATGGCGAGCTTCGCACTTTTTGGAGGCCATCACCCCCAGTGGTTACGCTATCTGCAGCTGTCGATTTTCGGAGCAGCGAATTCCCTTCAATTCACAGCGATGAATACGATCAGCCTCAAGGATCTTGACCGTCAGATGGCGAGCAGCGGCAACAGCCTTTTATCAATGGTGCAGATGCTTTCCATGTCGCTCGGCGTCGCAGGGGCTGGCGGTCTTTTGGCCGCGATCAGCCGGCAGCTGGGAGCGGATACGCCCGCGGACGTGATGCGCGCCTTCCAGTATACGTTCATCTGCGTGGGTCTCGTGACCGCTGCTTCCGCCTGTATTTTCTGGCAGTTGGAACCGGATTCGAAGGGCGAGCTGAAGCCCGGGGAAGAGCCCGAACTGGAGATGGGCTGACCAGGAGCCTGACAGCAAAGCCCTGCCCTGACACGGATTGCCGGGGAATATCCCATGGATTCCGAATCTTACCAAAACGAAAAATACGGCAAAGCGCTTGCATAAAGGGGTCAGCTGCCTGCTGTGGCCTGCTCTTATTCCTGGAGGTACTGAACCTATGAAACTGATGCTGAAGCTCTTCGTTTGCGCGAGTTTGATCCAAGCCTGTGGCACCGCTGAAATGCAATCCACCCGCAATGCACCCGCTGTCCAAGAAGCCCATCCGGATGCATTGACTGATGAACAAATCGCTGAACTCGAAAAAGAAGCCGTCCGTCTGGAAAAAGAACTGAAGCAACTTTCGGGTGAATCCGATCGCTACTCTTCAGCTGTTTCCAATATGCTCGCAGGTGTTGCGGAAGAACTTCCCGACCTGAGCGGTGATGAGAAGAAAGATGATACCGATACCAAAGACAGCGGCACCAACAAAGGTACCGATGGCAAGGACAGCGGTTCCGGCAAAACCCCGGATTCCGGCAAAGGCTCCGATTCCGGCAAAGGCACGGATAGCGGCAAGAATCAGTGCTCGGAAAAATGCGTGATCATCAAAGAAATCATCAAGGCCATCAAAGCCGGTGATTGTGAGAAAGCCAAGGAGCTTATCAAGGAACTGAAAGACGTCATCAAGACCAAGAAAGCCGACTGCGAAAAGAAACTGAAAGACTGCAAAGAGAAAATCAAGAAAGCCAAGGACTGCCGCGACAAGAATAAAGACGGCGGCAAAGGCAAAGATGATTCGAATGGCAAAGGTGATAACGGCAAGGATACCGATCAGTCGAACGGTAAAGATGATGGTAAGGACACCATGCAGAATACCGGCAAAGACGGCGGTAAATCCCCGAGCAAAACTTAATGAGATGGGGCCTTCCGAGGCCCCTTTTGTTTTTCCTCCGAACGCCATCTCTTCTCTGGATAAATCCCCTGGCTTCCCGTATATCGTTAGCATGGACCGATACTCGCTGTCGGAGAAAGCCATGCTCAATCAAGACGATTCCCATTCTGACCTTGCCCCTTTCCATGAAACGGATCACGAAATATTTTCGTCTCAAGGCGAAATGGCTTCTTTGATGCGAGCCAAAAGTCCCGGGACCCGGCGCCACGCAGCCTTCCAGCCATCACCTGCCGCAGTCGTCACATCATCTCCCGACCGGCTTTGATCCCGAGGATAAACGTCGTCGCGAACTCTCCGGCTATCGCTTTCTGGTGATTGATGACGAATCCGATGCGCGTGAAATGCCCGCCCGAGGGCTTCGTAAATTCGGTGCCCGGCTCAGCACGGCCGCATCCGCCGAGGAAGGTCAGCTGGCTTTGCAGACAGGGGAGTTTTCCCTCGTGATCTGCGATATCGGAATGTCGGGCATGAACGGCTTTGATTTTATGAATCACTGGCGAACCCAGGAGAAAAAACCCCTGCGTCCCTCCATTCCTGCCGTGGCTCTGACCGCCTATGCCTCGGCAGCGGCATGCAGGTATCCTAGGAAAGAGGACTTCTGACAGCACTGGAAATGGCATTCAAGAGAGCGCCTGGATGAATGGGTTTGGACAGGTGATCGGTAAAACCTGCTTCCATGGAACGTTCCTTGTCCCCGCGCATGGCATTGGCCGTCAAGGCAATCACAGGTTTTTTATAGCCTGATTCGCGCAAACTGGAGGTAGCCTGATAGCCGTCGACATAAGGCATCTGGATGTCCATCAGAACAAGATCGTGGGATCCTTCCAGCGCTTTGGTCACACCCTCCCGTCCATCGGAAGCAATCGCGACTTCCGCACCGGCCATCTCCAGGTATCGCCTGATCAGCATCTGGTTATCAGGCGAATCTTCCACCACCAGTACGCGCACGCCATCAAGGGTCGATGTATGGGGCGGCAGACTCCGGCGCGCCCGGAGGTTTTGGGGACGGGCCCGCGGAATTTCCTGGATGGCTACGGTCAGCACAAATGTGGAACCCTTCCCTGGTATGCTTTGTTCCAGGCAAAGGTCGCCGTCCAGCGCCCGCGCCAGATTCCGCGACAGGGCGAGGCCCAAACCGCTTCCACCATATTTGCGGCTGGTTGCGGGGTTGGCCTGGCTAAAGTTATTGAAGAGCCTCGCCTGCTGCTCAGGCGTCAGACCGATCCCGGTGTCCTCGACAATGAATTTCAAAAACCTTCTGTTCTGTGCATCCCGCACTGCAGAAACCCTCACATGAACACGGCCCTGCTCGGTGAACTTGATCGCATTCCCGATGACATTGATCAGGCACTGACGCAGGCGCAGAGGATCTGTGATCATGCGGTAAGGTATATCGCGGTCGGTATCCATGGAAAGGCTGATGCCTTTATTATCCGCCTTGAAGCGCAGCAGGGACATGACCTGCTGCAGATGGTCCTCCAGATCCACCGGGACCTTTTCAATTTCAAGATGGCCCGTTTCCACCTTGGTGAGGTCGAGGATATCATCGACGAGCTGGGCCAGCTCTTCGCCGTTTCTTTTAATCTTCTGAAGAGCCGCGATTCTTTCCTGCTCAGGATAGTCAAGGGACGAGGCGAGGTCCGCAAAGCCCATGATCACGCCGATCGGCGTTCGAATCTCGTGGCTCATGTTGGCCAGGAAGAGGCTCTTGGCCTGATTAGCGCTGTCGGCTTCGATTTTAGCCTTTTCCAGGGCTCTGACAGCCTCTTCCTTGGCTTCTTCATGCAGCGTCCGCTCCAAGGCCAGAGCGATCTGATCGCAGGCCGTACGCAGAAACGTGAGATCATCAAAGGCCAGGGAGTGACGGCAACCCAGGAATAGATTTCCGATCAACCCCTTCTGGGAGCGGAGCGGCAGGCCGATCGACGATTGCCTGCCCAATCGCCCAAATAATTTCGTGACCTGCTGTTCAGCTGAAGCGTCCAGAGCGAGCTCCTTCACGTCCTCCAGATCTTCACCGGCGATGCCTCCGTGCACCTTGAGTTTCAAAGCTGTGCCTTCTGCGTTCACCAGCAGATGCAAAAACATATCGAAAGGAAGCTGTGTCGCCAGTTTTTTAACAGCCCTTTCTATCATGGCCGTGGACGAATGAGGCTGGAGGATTTCGCTCGCGATTTCCGAGAAGAGGCGGAGGCGTCGATTGGCGCTTTCCGATTCTTCCTGGGCCTGCCTTTTTTCGTGGATATCCGTGCAGGTCCCCACCCAGTCCGTCAGTTGACCATTCTGATCAAACTGAGGCACAGCTCGTACGATATGCCAGCGATAGGCTCCATCCGCGCGACGAATGCGATGCTCCGCCTCGAACGTAGTGAGTTCAGAATGAGCTTTTTTCCAAGCGTTCAAAAGGCTCTGCCGATCCTCGGGATGGCAGAGGTCCATCCCCTGCTTCTGACTCATGAGAACCGGATCCTGTCCCAGGTATTGCACGAGACGTTGGTTGGCATATGTGACCTGATCGTGGTTTTGCACAGTCCAAACCATCTGCGGAAGGCACTCAGCGAGCCGTCGGAATTGTCTGATTCCTTCGACTTCAAGCTCCAGACGCTGAAGTCTTTCCGAGGCTATTTTCTGCTCTTGCATCTGATACTGATGATCGAGCGCCAGGGCTATATGATTGCCGAGAGCGTGGAGCAATGTCACCCGCGACTCATCCAGACCACGGTATTTCAAGCATAATCCACCAAAGAGGGAATCAGGATGCACGAAAAGAGGCAGAGTGATCACGGGCTCATGACGCAGACATCCTGACTCTTTGTCTTCATGAAGGGGCAGGGCGAGCCCAAGATCCTGCAGATGACTGTAGGCATATGTTCTCACATGTTCGATTTCTGAGACGGAAACATGCGGCGCATGCCAGACGGTTTCCCGAAAGCCGTCGCGCTTTTCCACGAGACAGGCGACGTCCACCTCCACGCGAGGCTTTAATAAATCAACCAGGCAGGAGAGCAGCATCCCGCTCTGGTCCTGCGTTTCAAAACAGAGTCTCAGCTTATAAAAGCAGTCCAATATCCAGCGTCGTTCCTGGCAATTTTGAGCGGACGCGAGGTTTCCATGCCGCTTCGCGCCAGGAGACTTGCTAGACCTTGCGCGACTTACTTTTCTTTTTGCTGATCCCATTCGATTTCTTTCCAGATGCCGACGCCCTGCTTTTTACCGCCGGATTCGCACCAGAACTTGATACGGCTCGCGTCCTGGATCGATGGAGCGTGATGGCTAAACCGTTCCGCGTGATCGTCACTTTATGGCGACCCATCACGTGCGCGGTATTTCTGAGTTTAAAGATTTCAATAAAGCGTTCCCGATCCATGCCGATCTGATCTGAACTCAAAAGAATGACCCCGTCCACTACGGTTTCTTCTACGCTGCAGCGACTGATGCCTTCTTGGCCGTAAGGAATATTAGTAGCCAGGAGTGCCACAGCGCCGGCTGCCTGAAAAATGGTCGCCAGCTGGAACACCTTCTCACGCATGATCTCGCTGGATTCCACCTTATCCAAAAATACAGAAAGTGAATCGACGGCGACGCGATCGGGCTTGAACCGCTTCACAGCTTCTTGAATTCTGTCGAGATCCTCTTCAACACGCACATCCGGCTGCGGAATGAAAATAATCTCGATCATGCCTCGTTCAATTTCATGTGCAATATCCCAGCCAAAGCCTCGAGCATTGGCGTGAATTCGCTCCATCGTTTCTTCGAACGAAATATAAAGGCCCTTTTCACCAAACTGCCGGGCTCCTCGATAAATGAACTCCAGCATGGTGGCTGTCTTTCCCGTTCCCGCGACGCCGGAAACCAGGAGGCTGAAGCCGCGAGGAATACCGCCATTCAAAAGCTCATCAAAGGCCGGAAGGCCGAACTTGCAAAGGTCCGTGGAGACCTTGTTGGTATCGGCGTTGGGATCGCGCCGAATGGTCAGCCGAGGCGCATAGATATGGATACCGGCCTCATGGATCTTGAAGGTATGAGGCTCCCGGCTATGATCGGTTCCTCGCATCTTCACCACCTGAAGGATGCGGCGCTGCTCACCACAGACCATCTGCTGCCTGATCACGATGAGTCCGTCGATTACGGAGAAGATCGGAGTCTGCTGGAAATCTGCATCCGCAAACTCACCCAGAAGCAGAACTGCGCATTCCCAGGCCATCAGGCGTACGACGACTTCATAACTGAACCTGCGGAATTGATCAGGGGATGTGACGAAGTCACCGAAGGCCTTGAAACTATCCACAACGACGAACGAGGGCCTCTCCCGTTTCACATGCTCGATCAGCAGTTCCAGGACGGCATCAAGCCCTTGCATCCGTAGAGGCTCACCCAGATCTATGAAGAAAATTTCGCGGTCAATTTTGTCGGGATCGAAATACGAAAACTCCTTCAGAAATCGGAGACGCTTCGCCGTTGGCTCACTGAGTGTTTGAAAGTACATCACCTTGCACTCGGGGGAAGCTATGAAAAAACCTATCTGATGGGACATGATGGTTTTTCCTGAACCGGGAGGCCCACCGATCGACACGAATGATCCACGGGGCAAGCCTCCGCAAAGAATGGTATCCAAACCCGGAACACCAGTATGGATACGGGCACGGGCATGATCACGGGTATCGGGATTCGTCATGATTTTTCACCTTTGACCGAAGGACTGTGAGGATCTTGAGACAGTGAATGGGGGTCTTCCATCAAAGCTGTTTGTAATTTGGAACTGATGATGTCCGCAGTAAGATGACCCAGGACGCGCAAAAATTCAGCAAGAAGAAATCCTAAGCCCTTGCGTAATTCGTCATCCTGAATATGATCTGTTTTATGAACCAAGGCCGTGACGTCAATTCCATCCTGCTTGCTACGGACAGGAGCGAGCCATGGGTAATCCTGGCGACCGACGTGAACGATGCGATCTGCAACAGCCTGCATCGTGACGCGACCGAGTATCAGCTCGGCTTTCTCCCAGACTCTTTGAAAGGCCTTGTTGAATGCGTCGATCACGGCCTCATGGGGTCGATCTTTGAGTCTTTGTTCCACCCAAAGCTCAACCTGGCGAGAATGGCTTTTCGGCTGCATCATTGGTGATTTCATCCTGTCTAAGCCGGCCCATCATGAATTGTCAGCCATACAGGATTGCTCGGTCCCGCTGTGCCAGTGTTGGCCCGGAATCGGCGATTATAGGGATGCATCGTGGTGATGAAAAGGAAGATTTCCCGAAGGGGCGGATGACTCCGCCCGCTTCAGCAGTGGCTTAAAGGCGTTCGCGCAGAAGAGCTCCAAGCGTCTCCGTTCCTGGCTTACCGAGCAGAGCGAAGAGATTCTTCTTATACGCTTCGACACCGGGCTGATCATAAGGATTCACACCGAGCATCGCTGCGCTGATCGCACAGCCGACTTCGAAGAACGCGAAGAGTGCGCCGATGCCATGCTCGCTAAGTTCAGGCACGGTGAGTCCGAGACAGGGAACACCACCATCGAAGTGGGCGACCATAGTGCCCTGCATCGCAGCTTTGTTCACTTCACCAAGGAAGCGTCCTTCGAGATAGTTCAGCTGATCAAGCCTGCTGGCCTGAACAGGAACGCGAACACGCTGCTCGACGCCGTTGCGTTTCGGAACGTCCTGTTCGAAGCTCAGGAAGGTCTCGATGATGTTGCGCACACCATCCTGCACGTACTGGCCCAAGGAATGCAGATCGGTTGTGAAGGTGAGGCCCGCAGGGAAAAGCCCCTTGCCCTCTTTGCCTTCCGATTCACCGTAGAGCTGCTTCCACCATTCAATGATGTGGCTGACCTTGGGATTATTGCTCGCCAGGATTTCAATCCGCTTGCCCTGCTCATACGCTGCGAAGCGCGCGGCAGCATAACGCAAAACGGGATGCTCCGCGCTCTGGCTCAGCTCGCCGAAGATACGATCGGCGCCTTCCATCAGGGCCCGGGTATCCAGCTTCAAAAGCGCCAGGGGAACAAGTCCGACCGGAGTCAGCACACTGAAGCGACCGCCGATATCATCCGGGATCACGAAGCTCGCGTAGCCTTCCTGATCCGCGACCTGGCGCAGAGCGCCTTCTTT encodes the following:
- the mdtD gene encoding multidrug transporter subunit MdtD gives rise to the protein MTETAPRRALLWLVAISFFMQTLDSTIVNTALPAMAHDLGESPLRMQSVIISYSLVMAMLIPISGWITDRFGTRKTFFTAIFVFTLGSLFCALSTTLNQLVLARVVQGAGGALLLPVGRLAVLQAVPRHEFLAAMSFVTIPGLVGPLIGPTLGGWLVEYSSWHWIFFINIPIGFVGCLASLRFMPDFRSAARPLLDLSGFLLLAFSMAAISIALEGMAELGLRGAYGVVILIFGLASLAAYWLHALKHPAPLFPLQLFSTDSYRIGLIGNLFARIGTGAMPFLVPLMLQVGLQLTPSEAGMMMIPIALAGMLVKKLGMPLIVRFGYRRILIVNTFVVGGLMASFALFGGHHPQWLRYLQLSIFGAANSLQFTAMNTISLKDLDRQMASSGNSLLSMVQMLSMSLGVAGAGGLLAAISRQLGADTPADVMRAFQYTFICVGLVTAASACIFWQLEPDSKGELKPGEEPELEMG
- a CDS encoding response regulator, producing the protein MPARGLRKFGARLSTAASAEEGQLALQTGEFSLVICDIGMSGMNGFDFMNHWRTQEKKPLRPSIPAVALTAYASAAACRYPRKEDF
- a CDS encoding response regulator, with translation MLLSCLVDLLKPRVEVDVACLVEKRDGFRETVWHAPHVSVSEIEHVRTYAYSHLQDLGLALPLHEDKESGCLRHEPVITLPLFVHPDSLFGGLCLKYRGLDESRVTLLHALGNHIALALDHQYQMQEQKIASERLQRLELEVEGIRQFRRLAECLPQMVWTVQNHDQVTYANQRLVQYLGQDPVLMSQKQGMDLCHPEDRQSLLNAWKKAHSELTTFEAEHRIRRADGAYRWHIVRAVPQFDQNGQLTDWVGTCTDIHEKRQAQEESESANRRLRLFSEIASEILQPHSSTAMIERAVKKLATQLPFDMFLHLLVNAEGTALKLKVHGGIAGEDLEDVKELALDASAEQQVTKLFGRLGRQSSIGLPLRSQKGLIGNLFLGCRHSLAFDDLTFLRTACDQIALALERTLHEEAKEEAVRALEKAKIEADSANQAKSLFLANMSHEIRTPIGVIMGFADLASSLDYPEQERIAALQKIKRNGEELAQLVDDILDLTKVETGHLEIEKVPVDLEDHLQQVMSLLRFKADNKGISLSMDTDRDIPYRMITDPLRLRQCLINVIGNAIKFTEQGRVHVRVSAVRDAQNRRFLKFIVEDTGIGLTPEQQARLFNNFSQANPATSRKYGGSGLGLALSRNLARALDGDLCLEQSIPGKGSTFVLTVAIQEIPRARPQNLRARRSLPPHTSTLDGVRVLVVEDSPDNQMLIRRYLEMAGAEVAIASDGREGVTKALEGSHDLVLMDIQMPYVDGYQATSSLRESGYKKPVIALTANAMRGDKERSMEAGFTDHLSKPIHPGALLNAISSAVRSPLS
- a CDS encoding ATPase domain-containing protein: MTNPDTRDHARARIHTGVPGLDTILCGGLPRGSFVSIGGPPGSGKTIMSHQIGFFIASPECKVMYFQTLSEPTAKRLRFLKEFSYFDPDKIDREIFFIDLGEPLRMQGLDAVLELLIEHVKRERPSFVVVDSFKAFGDFVTSPDQFRRFSYEVVVRLMAWECAVLLLGEFADADFQQTPIFSVIDGLIVIRQQMVCGEQRRILQVVKMRGTDHSREPHTFKIHEAGIHIYAPRLTIRRDPNADTNKVSTDLCKFGLPAFDELLNGGIPRGFSLLVSGVAGTGKTATMLEFIYRGARQFGEKGLYISFEETMERIHANARGFGWDIAHEIERGMIEIIFIPQPDVRVEEDLDRIQEAVKRFKPDRVAVDSLSVFLDKVESSEIMREKVFQLATIFQAAGAVALLATNIPYGQEGISRCSVEETVVDGVILLSSDQIGMDRERFIEIFKLRNTAHVMGRHKVTITRNGLAITLHRSRTRAVSSSGANPAVKSRASASGKKSNGISKKKSKSRKV
- a CDS encoding glucose-6-phosphate isomerase, yielding MSYIKLNTRFLGEALEQQTAALQKSAHEHLNRLNDKSCVGSEWIGWYNYPKTRGFEQEENIRAFVQKLDVTYDLVLVIGIGGSYLGTRAVTEALLHSYQGVLRDNKPMIAFAGHHVSETQLVEVLELLDKKQPVVNVISKSGTTTEPGVVFRVVRDYMEKRFGKQESAKRIICTTDAKEGALRQVADQEGYASFVIPDDIGGRFSVLTPVGLVPLALLKLDTRALMEGADRIFGELSQSAEHPVLRYAAARFAAYEQGKRIEILASNNPKVSHIIEWWKQLYGESEGKEGKGLFPAGLTFTTDLHSLGQYVQDGVRNIIETFLSFEQDVPKRNGVEQRVRVPVQASRLDQLNYLEGRFLGEVNKAAMQGTMVAHFDGGVPCLGLTVPELSEHGIGALFAFFEVGCAISAAMLGVNPYDQPGVEAYKKNLFALLGKPGTETLGALLRERL